The Longimicrobium sp. sequence ACGCCCCCACACCGCGCGAAAGATCTGGTCGTGGGTAAGGGTGCGCCCGGCCTGGGCCACGAAGGCGCGCAGCAGGTCCCACTCGGTAGGGGTGAGATGGATCTCGCCCCCGTCGCGCGTGAGCACGCGCCGCGCGAGGTCGATGGTCAGCCCGCCCG is a genomic window containing:
- a CDS encoding winged helix-turn-helix domain-containing protein, with the translated sequence GGLTIDLARRVLTRDGGEIHLTPTEWDLLRAFVAQAGRTLTHDQIFRAVWGRSPGDPQGYLRVHVANLRRKIERDPVRPTLVVTEPGVGYRFRALD